In Pseudoduganella albidiflava, a single window of DNA contains:
- a CDS encoding SagB/ThcOx family dehydrogenase: MPRLAWVLLPLALYGAWLGVALARGRGPSRHALNVQLSVLLMLYLLATAGLGIFWVANQQLPVFDWHYLFGYGTLALVALHLWFNLPVVWRALRNGGRAAPRIAHPRRPLPARTAMAGLALVVFGAGYLAGTPRAPAPVEAPAALEDGVAAVVRFHAHSSLSRTGVFASAPGIDWGDAPPPFKRYPDAPAIAPGRATGAGAGLSAALRAPVSRSGPLKLAEVGTLLHLAAGITQRRGGQALRAAPSSGGLFPSELYLLARRIEGLAPGIYHYDAEGGRLASLGPLPGSDGVPSAADADAAVVLTSVFHRTGYKYRERAWRYAVADGGHLLENLRVAAHAAGLHAALAQRFDERLLAGALAIDNQLEAPLAVMELRRDGRAAPPVFTPAVESPASLGATSRIQQATSLRLPADRGAGGIALPPPQPSAMPVMRAITERRSQRRFSGAAVPLPALAALLADMRQPAQLSAAVRIHLVVNRVQGLTPGVYRYGPGHALDRVRNGDFAAAARSAALAQDVIGDAAVVLVLTADRSTMLAEGARGYRHAFLEAGLVGERWLLGATARGLGACPVGAFYDDEAAALIGADGRREWVLHFAALGVAAQ, from the coding sequence ATGCCAAGGCTGGCCTGGGTATTGTTGCCGCTGGCGCTGTACGGTGCCTGGCTGGGCGTGGCGCTGGCGCGCGGCAGGGGACCGTCGCGCCACGCGCTGAACGTGCAGCTCAGCGTGCTGCTGATGCTGTACCTGCTGGCCACGGCCGGGCTGGGCATCTTCTGGGTGGCGAACCAGCAATTGCCGGTATTCGACTGGCACTACCTGTTTGGCTACGGCACGCTGGCGCTGGTGGCGCTGCACCTGTGGTTCAACCTGCCGGTTGTGTGGCGCGCGCTGCGCAACGGTGGACGGGCCGCGCCGCGTATCGCCCATCCCCGGCGCCCGTTGCCGGCACGGACCGCCATGGCCGGGCTGGCCCTGGTGGTCTTCGGCGCCGGCTACCTGGCAGGCACGCCGCGTGCGCCGGCCCCGGTGGAGGCACCGGCCGCGCTGGAAGACGGCGTGGCCGCCGTGGTGCGCTTCCATGCCCATTCGTCGCTGTCGCGCACCGGCGTGTTCGCCAGCGCGCCCGGCATCGACTGGGGCGACGCGCCGCCGCCATTCAAGCGCTATCCGGATGCGCCCGCCATCGCGCCGGGCCGCGCCACGGGCGCCGGCGCTGGCCTGTCGGCCGCACTGCGGGCACCGGTATCGCGCAGCGGCCCCCTCAAGCTGGCGGAGGTGGGCACCTTGCTGCACCTTGCGGCCGGTATCACGCAGCGGCGCGGCGGCCAGGCGCTGCGCGCGGCACCATCTTCCGGCGGCCTGTTCCCCAGCGAGCTGTACCTGCTGGCCCGCCGAATCGAAGGGCTGGCGCCCGGCATCTACCATTACGACGCGGAAGGCGGGCGGCTCGCATCGCTGGGCCCACTGCCCGGGAGCGACGGCGTGCCCTCCGCCGCCGATGCCGATGCCGCGGTCGTGCTCACGTCGGTCTTCCACCGCACCGGCTACAAGTATCGCGAACGGGCCTGGCGCTATGCCGTGGCGGATGGCGGCCACCTGCTGGAGAACCTGCGCGTCGCGGCGCATGCGGCGGGGCTGCATGCGGCGCTGGCGCAGCGTTTCGACGAGCGCCTGCTGGCCGGCGCGCTGGCGATCGACAACCAGTTGGAAGCGCCCCTGGCGGTCATGGAATTGCGCCGCGATGGCCGGGCCGCACCGCCCGTCTTCACGCCCGCGGTGGAAAGCCCGGCCAGCCTGGGCGCCACCAGCCGGATACAGCAGGCCACCTCGCTGCGGCTGCCGGCGGATCGCGGTGCCGGCGGCATCGCGCTGCCGCCACCCCAGCCATCGGCGATGCCGGTGATGCGGGCGATCACCGAGCGGCGCAGCCAGCGCCGGTTCAGCGGCGCCGCCGTGCCGCTGCCGGCGCTGGCGGCGCTGCTGGCCGACATGCGCCAGCCGGCGCAACTGTCCGCCGCGGTGCGCATCCACCTCGTCGTCAACCGCGTGCAGGGATTGACGCCGGGTGTCTACCGGTACGGGCCCGGCCACGCGCTCGACCGCGTGCGCAACGGCGATTTCGCCGCCGCCGCGCGGTCGGCCGCCCTGGCGCAGGACGTGATCGGCGATGCCGCCGTGGTGCTGGTCCTTACCGCCGACCGCTCGACCATGCTGGCGGAAGGCGCGCGCGGCTACCGCCATGCTTTCCTGGAAGCGGGCCTGGTGGGCGAACGCTGGCTGCTGGGCGCCACCGCCCGCGGGCTGGGAGCATGCCCGGTGGGCGCGTTCTACGACGACGAAGCGGCCGCGCTGATCGGTGCCGACGGGCGGCGCGAATGGGTGCTGCACTTCGCCGCGCTGGGCGTGGCGGCGCAGTAA
- the kefC gene encoding glutathione-regulated potassium-efflux system protein KefC, with protein MHDLLLTPIVFLVTAVLLVPLAQRLGLGSVLGYLIGGAIIGPWGLGLIGEVDLIAHVAEIGVVLMLFLIGLELQPAKLVAMRRLVLGGGALQMAACGIALGGVAWLLGMPWIGALVAGIALALSSTAIAVQNMNERHLDNTPAGQAAFAILLFQDMAAIPLLVAVPLLGGSGAADFNPLFAVGAVACVLLVGRYAMRPALRLIARTGLREIFTAFALLLVLGIAHLMELADLSMGLGAFLAGVLLAGSEYRKALETDLEPFKGLLLGLFFTSVGMSVNFGLLAAAPLWIAALTAGYVLLKMVLLGVAARALPVPAVQRWPFAGLLAQGSEFAFVVLAVAQDANVLTAQWRETLVLVVAVSMALTPLAMAGAERLSRYLHAVPPKPADTIEPDGARVIIAGFGRVGQIAGRMLAASGIRMTVLDNDPDLIDMLRRYGLRVFYGDATRLDLLRAAEADKAVLLINAIDDMDTSLRLADLVREHFPHLKMIGRARNVTHLFELRERGVDLVERETFEAALRIGEHAMRQLGIDEASAQLARTSFREHNLATLEAMFPHFRDESQMISIQEEARQELAQSFEHDRIGLQNARKREDAEMP; from the coding sequence ATGCACGACCTGCTGCTCACGCCCATCGTCTTCCTCGTTACCGCCGTGCTGCTCGTGCCGCTGGCCCAGCGCCTCGGTCTCGGTTCCGTGCTCGGCTACCTGATCGGCGGCGCCATCATCGGGCCGTGGGGACTGGGCCTGATCGGCGAAGTGGACCTGATCGCCCACGTGGCGGAAATCGGCGTGGTGCTGATGCTGTTCCTGATCGGCCTGGAACTGCAGCCGGCCAAGCTGGTGGCCATGCGCCGGCTGGTGCTGGGCGGCGGCGCGCTGCAGATGGCCGCCTGCGGCATCGCGCTGGGCGGCGTGGCGTGGCTGCTCGGCATGCCGTGGATTGGCGCGCTGGTGGCCGGCATCGCGCTGGCGCTGTCCTCGACGGCGATCGCGGTGCAGAACATGAACGAGCGCCACCTGGACAACACGCCGGCCGGCCAGGCGGCGTTCGCGATCCTGCTGTTCCAGGACATGGCGGCGATCCCGCTGCTGGTGGCGGTGCCGCTGCTGGGCGGCAGCGGCGCGGCCGACTTCAACCCGCTGTTCGCCGTCGGCGCCGTGGCCTGCGTACTGCTGGTCGGCCGCTATGCGATGCGCCCGGCGCTGCGCCTGATCGCCCGCACCGGCCTGCGCGAGATCTTCACGGCCTTCGCGCTGCTGCTGGTACTCGGCATCGCCCACCTGATGGAACTGGCCGACCTGTCGATGGGCCTGGGTGCCTTCCTGGCCGGCGTGCTGCTGGCCGGTTCCGAATACCGCAAGGCGCTGGAAACCGACCTGGAACCCTTCAAGGGCCTGCTGCTGGGCCTGTTCTTCACGTCGGTCGGCATGTCCGTCAACTTCGGGCTGCTGGCCGCCGCGCCGCTGTGGATCGCCGCGCTGACCGCCGGCTATGTGCTGCTGAAGATGGTGCTGCTCGGCGTGGCCGCGCGCGCCCTGCCGGTGCCGGCGGTGCAGCGCTGGCCGTTCGCCGGCCTGCTGGCCCAGGGCAGCGAATTCGCCTTCGTGGTGCTGGCCGTGGCGCAGGATGCCAACGTGCTGACGGCCCAATGGCGCGAAACGCTGGTGCTGGTGGTGGCGGTATCGATGGCGCTGACGCCGCTGGCGATGGCCGGCGCCGAGCGGCTGAGCCGGTACCTGCATGCCGTGCCGCCGAAACCGGCGGACACCATCGAGCCCGATGGCGCGCGCGTCATCATCGCCGGCTTTGGCCGCGTGGGCCAGATCGCCGGCCGCATGCTGGCCGCTTCCGGCATCCGCATGACGGTGCTGGACAACGACCCCGACCTGATCGACATGCTGCGCCGCTACGGGCTGCGGGTGTTCTACGGCGATGCCACGCGGCTCGACCTGCTGCGTGCCGCCGAGGCGGACAAGGCGGTGTTGCTGATCAACGCGATCGACGACATGGACACCAGCCTGCGCCTGGCCGACCTGGTGCGCGAGCATTTCCCGCACCTGAAGATGATCGGCCGGGCGCGCAACGTGACGCACCTGTTCGAGCTGCGCGAACGGGGCGTCGACCTGGTCGAGCGCGAAACCTTCGAGGCGGCGCTGCGCATCGGCGAGCACGCGATGCGCCAGCTGGGCATCGACGAAGCCAGCGCGCAGCTGGCCCGCACCTCGTTCCGCGAACATAACCTGGCCACGCTGGAAGCGATGTTCCCGCACTTCCGCGACGAGTCGCAGATGATCTCGATCCAGGAAGAAGCCCGGCAGGAACTGGCCCAGTCGTTCGAGCACGACCGGATCGGCCTGCAGAATGCCAGGAAGCGCGAAGACGCCGAAATGCCCTGA
- a CDS encoding YdcF family protein, protein MKNLKRFILAAALAATLPLHAAPVKDQYWALMARQLFPAVASIQAGPPAALATVLDTRRKRIDACQGASKCLFLASTWTDEEMDAVARAVPSLPKTSPDGPPIADDGVKAQVVRELRGLNAILQIYGFGTESRYPKIDGSVEKTGSDEFKALVADAIWLATAGKDDPALGLDSSIALAVALIDVNERRDAVAWEPLDKAHNAAAFARARGLDWKRYRYTAIIIPGVGPENPAISLSARGKLHLRLAASRFAEGEAAFIITSGAAVHPKDSRFNEAVEMRKVLVERYGIPADRIIIEPYARHTTTNLRNATRRLVAMGAPLDRPTLIVANASQSAYIESPEFAARNPAELGYQPGTVGRRLSPYELEFVPSLRSLRVDPWDPLDP, encoded by the coding sequence CGTGGCCAGCATCCAGGCCGGGCCGCCAGCCGCCCTGGCCACGGTGCTGGACACCCGCAGGAAACGCATCGACGCATGCCAGGGCGCTTCGAAGTGCCTGTTCCTGGCATCCACCTGGACCGACGAGGAAATGGATGCGGTGGCGCGCGCCGTGCCGTCGCTGCCGAAGACATCGCCGGACGGGCCACCCATCGCCGACGATGGCGTCAAGGCGCAAGTGGTGCGCGAGCTGCGCGGCCTGAACGCGATCCTGCAGATCTATGGCTTCGGTACCGAATCGCGTTACCCGAAGATCGACGGATCGGTGGAAAAGACGGGCAGCGACGAGTTCAAGGCGCTGGTGGCGGACGCCATCTGGCTGGCCACGGCCGGCAAGGACGATCCGGCACTGGGCCTCGATTCCAGCATCGCGCTGGCGGTCGCCCTCATCGACGTCAACGAGCGGCGCGACGCCGTGGCCTGGGAGCCGCTCGACAAGGCGCACAACGCGGCGGCGTTCGCGCGGGCGCGCGGCCTGGACTGGAAGCGCTACCGCTACACGGCGATCATCATTCCGGGCGTGGGGCCGGAGAATCCGGCGATTTCGCTGAGCGCGCGCGGCAAGCTGCACCTGCGGCTGGCCGCCAGCCGGTTCGCCGAGGGCGAAGCGGCGTTCATCATCACCAGCGGCGCGGCCGTGCATCCGAAGGACTCGCGCTTCAACGAGGCGGTCGAGATGCGCAAGGTGCTGGTCGAGCGCTATGGCATCCCGGCGGACCGCATCATCATCGAGCCGTACGCCCGCCACACCACCACCAACCTGCGCAACGCCACGCGGCGCCTGGTGGCCATGGGCGCGCCGCTCGACCGGCCAACGCTGATCGTTGCCAACGCCAGCCAGAGCGCCTACATCGAAAGCCCCGAGTTCGCGGCGCGCAACCCGGCGGAGCTGGGCTACCAGCCAGGCACCGTGGGGCGCCGGCTGTCACCGTACGAGCTGGAATTCGTGCCTTCCCTGCGCTCGCTGCGGGTCGATCCCTGGGATCCGCTCGATCCCTGA
- a CDS encoding sensor domain-containing diguanylate cyclase: MGSLYQRIRLSLGARALPVGVFVAGVLVSAYAGMARFEHLQAQQAAERQDAAEDYLFLLRHRLALYEGANRDLAALFSASDAIRAEEFSAFVNASRVFQRFDGIRVFGYVARVPAGDVARFERATRREVAGFHLVHPLPAHEYYPVVYGEHAFDPARTKALQGVDFAAFPQRWAAMREAARSGEPVATPSMPTILESQGRSIIQIFAPVVPPGSGTGPASVKGFIFSTLYTDVMFDGLDNGRMARQFDLEIYDGSVAPKNLVHGAARKPHALERPGTAPAYAGAVRFANRAWLIQFHARPGAGDTAPAHAAALFAMAGVLLSLVAAWAMAAWPRYRARRRAMHDFSERFAGFFEHHPFAVYAIDRQRRFLHANHQMLKDLGVERHALVGTRAADHVGIDERGLVERHLDEALAGQAVAYTTRIVVAAGRKVDMSIVLIPMSTGDEVTHVLGFAENITERKEAERTLYASRQMLQLILDNIPQAVFWKNTDSVYEGGNRALLADAGLATDADLIGRSDADLHWKDRAAHYRQVDLEVMQSGVARLRMQALDRGIDGAERWIETSKIPLKDGAGNVTGVLAVSEDITARKYMEQELFRRAHHDSMTGLPNRGYFNGQLEQAVARAQRHGALALMYFDIDRFKTINDTHGHDVGDDVIRMFASRVRAVVREADFVARLGGDEFVLVAEGLQGPGAAAVIAQKIIDAMEPPFQLGTVTLRVTTSIGVAAFEAGHTARTLIRAADQAMYDAKRAGRNCFRVASPESDRSAA; encoded by the coding sequence ATGGGTTCGCTCTATCAACGTATCAGACTGTCACTGGGTGCGCGTGCGCTCCCGGTGGGGGTGTTCGTTGCCGGTGTGCTTGTCTCCGCCTATGCCGGCATGGCGCGTTTCGAGCACTTGCAGGCGCAGCAGGCCGCCGAGAGACAGGACGCCGCCGAGGATTACCTGTTCCTGCTGCGCCACCGCCTCGCGCTGTACGAAGGCGCCAACCGTGACCTGGCTGCGCTGTTCAGCGCTTCCGATGCGATCCGGGCCGAAGAGTTCTCCGCGTTCGTCAACGCCAGCCGGGTATTCCAGCGGTTCGACGGTATCCGCGTGTTCGGCTACGTGGCCCGCGTGCCGGCCGGGGACGTAGCCCGGTTCGAGCGTGCCACGCGCCGCGAGGTCGCCGGGTTCCATCTTGTCCATCCCCTGCCCGCGCACGAGTATTACCCGGTGGTGTATGGCGAGCACGCGTTCGATCCGGCACGCACGAAGGCGCTGCAAGGAGTGGACTTCGCGGCGTTTCCCCAGCGCTGGGCGGCGATGCGGGAAGCGGCGCGGAGCGGCGAACCGGTGGCGACCCCGAGCATGCCGACCATCCTGGAGTCGCAGGGACGATCGATCATCCAGATCTTCGCACCGGTCGTCCCGCCGGGTTCGGGCACCGGACCGGCGAGCGTGAAAGGCTTCATCTTTTCCACCCTGTACACGGACGTGATGTTCGATGGCCTGGACAATGGCCGCATGGCGCGCCAGTTCGACCTGGAAATCTACGACGGTTCGGTGGCGCCGAAAAACCTGGTGCATGGTGCCGCCCGCAAGCCCCATGCGCTGGAGCGGCCCGGCACGGCGCCCGCGTACGCCGGCGCCGTGCGGTTCGCCAACCGTGCGTGGCTGATCCAGTTCCATGCCAGGCCCGGCGCCGGCGATACCGCGCCGGCCCACGCGGCGGCGCTGTTCGCCATGGCCGGCGTGCTGCTGTCGCTGGTCGCCGCCTGGGCCATGGCGGCCTGGCCGCGCTACCGCGCACGCCGGCGCGCCATGCACGACTTCAGCGAGCGCTTCGCCGGTTTCTTCGAACATCACCCGTTTGCCGTGTATGCGATCGACAGGCAGCGGCGCTTCCTGCACGCCAACCACCAGATGCTCAAGGACCTGGGTGTCGAGCGGCATGCGCTGGTCGGCACGCGCGCCGCGGACCATGTGGGCATCGACGAGCGCGGCCTGGTGGAACGGCACCTGGACGAAGCGCTGGCCGGGCAGGCGGTGGCCTACACGACCCGCATCGTCGTGGCGGCCGGCCGGAAGGTGGACATGTCGATCGTGCTGATCCCGATGAGCACCGGCGACGAGGTCACGCACGTGCTGGGGTTCGCGGAGAACATCACCGAGCGCAAGGAAGCGGAGCGGACGCTGTACGCGTCGCGCCAGATGCTGCAGCTCATCCTCGACAATATCCCGCAAGCCGTGTTCTGGAAAAACACCGACAGCGTGTACGAGGGCGGCAACCGTGCGCTGCTGGCCGATGCGGGGCTGGCCACCGACGCGGACCTGATCGGCCGGAGCGATGCCGACCTGCACTGGAAGGACCGGGCCGCGCATTACCGGCAGGTCGACCTGGAAGTGATGCAGTCCGGCGTAGCGCGCTTGCGCATGCAGGCGCTGGACCGCGGCATCGACGGCGCGGAGCGCTGGATCGAGACCAGCAAGATCCCGCTGAAGGATGGCGCCGGCAACGTGACCGGCGTGCTGGCCGTGAGCGAGGACATCACGGCGCGCAAGTACATGGAACAGGAACTGTTCCGCCGCGCCCACCACGATTCGATGACGGGCCTGCCCAACCGCGGCTATTTCAATGGCCAGCTGGAACAGGCCGTCGCGCGTGCCCAGCGGCACGGCGCGCTGGCGCTGATGTACTTCGACATCGACCGCTTCAAGACCATCAACGACACGCATGGCCACGATGTCGGCGACGACGTGATCCGCATGTTCGCCAGCCGCGTGCGGGCGGTGGTGCGCGAGGCCGACTTCGTGGCGCGCCTGGGCGGCGACGAATTCGTGCTGGTGGCCGAGGGCCTGCAAGGTCCCGGCGCCGCCGCCGTGATCGCGCAGAAGATCATCGACGCGATGGAACCGCCATTCCAGCTCGGCACCGTCACGCTGCGGGTGACCACCAGCATCGGCGTGGCCGCGTTCGAGGCCGGGCACACCGCGCGCACGCTGATCCGCGCCGCCGACCAGGCGATGTACGACGCCAAGCGGGCGGGGCGTAACTGCTTCCGGGTGGCATCGCCGGAGAGTGACCGGAGCGCAGCGTAG
- a CDS encoding DUF2058 domain-containing protein: MVSLQEQLMKAGLVDKKKAAKVHQDKSKQKKEALRSGTVTVNETREAALEAQRRNAERARELNAQRDAAAQQKAIAAQITQLIKQNRQAKGNGDIAYNFTYGTKVERIHVSAAVRDHLVAGRLVIVGQGETFELVPRVVADKIAERDASLVVRVNKPSAAVAAEDDPYADYKIPDDFEW, translated from the coding sequence ATGGTCTCGCTGCAGGAACAATTGATGAAGGCCGGCCTGGTCGACAAGAAGAAGGCGGCCAAGGTCCACCAGGACAAGAGCAAGCAGAAGAAGGAAGCGCTGCGCAGCGGCACGGTGACGGTCAATGAAACCAGGGAAGCGGCCCTCGAGGCGCAGCGCCGCAATGCCGAGCGGGCGCGGGAACTGAACGCGCAGCGCGACGCGGCGGCGCAACAAAAGGCCATCGCCGCCCAGATCACCCAGCTGATCAAGCAGAACCGGCAAGCCAAGGGCAATGGCGACATCGCCTACAACTTCACCTACGGCACCAAGGTCGAGCGGATCCACGTGTCGGCCGCCGTGCGCGACCACCTGGTGGCCGGGCGGCTGGTAATCGTCGGCCAGGGCGAGACGTTCGAGCTGGTGCCGCGCGTCGTGGCGGACAAGATCGCCGAGCGCGATGCATCGCTGGTGGTGCGTGTCAACAAGCCGTCCGCCGCCGTCGCGGCCGAGGACGATCCGTACGCCGACTACAAGATCCCCGACGATTTCGAGTGGTGA
- a CDS encoding M28 family metallopeptidase: protein MKKTLLATLLLAAFAAHAATPTFDPQRLSQHVKVLSSDAFEGREPHTAGETKTVDYLVEQFKAAGAQPGGDIADGKRGWTQEVPLGRFQIQGPVALTVQAGKDKLAWTQGEQMAVRASMNGKPLVDFKNAPLVFAGYGVTAPERKWDDFKGQDLKGKLAIVLINDPDFETGAGEFGGKAMTYYGRWTYKYEEMARRGALGTIIVHETAPASYGWATVKNSNTNVMYDIVRKDPAKSHAPMEAWIQRDAAADLFKRAGLDFEAAKKQAQSRDFKPLPLAGVTLSARYAVDAQVIKSRNVVALIPGSERADETIIYSGHWDHLGVGAPDAKGDKIYNGAVDNGTGMAALIELARAYAQGPAPKRSVVFLAVTAEEKGLLGSEYYAANPLYPLEKTVGVINVDALSPHGPSRNFTISGSAKLDLLDRLVAKARQRNQVYAPDPKPEAGYFFRSDHFPFAKRGVPALSFGSGEDWVAGGTAAGKAEEESYTKDRYHQPADEWNPKWPFTGMASDLELLYGLGRDLAESRDWPNWGKDSEFRVLREASAGKR, encoded by the coding sequence GTGAAAAAAACCCTGCTGGCCACGCTGCTGCTGGCCGCGTTCGCGGCGCATGCGGCCACCCCGACATTCGACCCGCAACGCCTTTCCCAGCACGTGAAAGTGCTGTCTTCGGACGCCTTCGAGGGCCGCGAACCGCATACCGCGGGCGAGACGAAGACGGTCGACTACCTGGTCGAACAGTTCAAGGCGGCCGGCGCGCAGCCTGGCGGCGACATCGCCGACGGCAAGCGCGGCTGGACGCAGGAAGTGCCGCTGGGCCGCTTCCAGATCCAGGGCCCGGTGGCGCTGACCGTGCAGGCCGGCAAGGACAAGCTGGCGTGGACGCAGGGCGAACAGATGGCCGTGCGCGCGTCGATGAACGGCAAGCCGCTGGTGGATTTCAAGAACGCGCCGCTGGTATTCGCCGGCTACGGCGTCACCGCGCCGGAGCGCAAGTGGGACGACTTCAAGGGCCAGGACCTGAAAGGCAAGCTGGCGATCGTGCTGATCAACGATCCCGATTTCGAGACGGGGGCCGGCGAGTTCGGCGGCAAGGCCATGACCTACTACGGCCGCTGGACCTACAAGTACGAGGAAATGGCGCGCCGCGGCGCGCTGGGCACGATCATCGTGCATGAAACGGCGCCGGCGTCGTACGGCTGGGCCACCGTGAAGAATTCGAACACGAATGTGATGTACGACATCGTGCGCAAGGACCCGGCGAAATCGCATGCGCCGATGGAAGCGTGGATCCAGCGCGACGCCGCCGCCGACCTGTTCAAGCGCGCCGGCCTCGATTTCGAGGCGGCCAAGAAGCAGGCGCAAAGCCGCGACTTCAAGCCGCTGCCGCTGGCCGGCGTGACGCTGTCGGCCCGCTACGCGGTCGATGCCCAGGTGATCAAGTCGCGCAACGTGGTGGCCCTGATCCCGGGCAGCGAGCGCGCCGACGAAACCATCATCTACAGCGGCCACTGGGACCACCTCGGCGTGGGCGCCCCGGATGCGAAAGGCGACAAGATCTACAACGGCGCCGTCGACAACGGCACCGGCATGGCCGCGCTGATCGAACTGGCGCGCGCCTACGCGCAGGGCCCGGCACCGAAGCGCAGCGTGGTGTTCCTGGCCGTGACGGCGGAAGAAAAAGGCTTGCTGGGTTCCGAGTACTATGCGGCCAATCCGCTCTATCCGCTGGAAAAGACGGTGGGCGTGATCAATGTCGATGCGCTCAGCCCGCACGGCCCGTCGCGCAATTTCACCATTTCCGGCAGCGCGAAACTGGACTTGCTGGACCGTCTGGTAGCCAAGGCGCGCCAGCGCAACCAGGTGTATGCACCGGATCCGAAGCCGGAAGCGGGGTACTTCTTCCGCTCCGACCACTTCCCGTTCGCCAAGCGCGGCGTGCCTGCCCTGTCGTTCGGCTCGGGCGAAGACTGGGTGGCCGGAGGCACCGCGGCCGGCAAGGCCGAGGAAGAGAGCTACACGAAGGACCGCTACCACCAGCCGGCCGACGAGTGGAATCCGAAGTGGCCGTTCACCGGCATGGCCAGCGACCTGGAACTGTTGTACGGCCTGGGCCGCGACCTGGCCGAATCGCGCGACTGGCCGAACTGGGGCAAGGACTCCGAGTTCCGCGTGCTGCGCGAAGCCAGCGCGGGCAAGCGCTAA